One genomic segment of Paenibacillus sp. FSL H8-0332 includes these proteins:
- a CDS encoding DegV family protein: MPIKIITDSGSDLPPEYTKQYDISIVHLPVHFGHELMPDDMNAKDFYDRMHQSKELPTTASPSPQTFLDSFKQVEAGTDILVICMSSNISSTYQTAMIAMEMYEEEGHPNAIEIIDSKLFSGGLTLIVAMAAKWSLTAASLAELKDRVLSKVEETTAYFTLDTLENVIKGGRLSRISGAVASVLNIKLLLKISDEGVVEVVEKTRGLPKALTHLLAKLDQKQHDYEQAVIAIVHSNCETLALEIKRRILEKHPFKEVLLSTMGPVMGTYAGQGGIGVAF, encoded by the coding sequence ATGCCCATCAAGATAATTACGGATAGCGGTTCGGATCTACCCCCTGAATACACGAAGCAGTATGACATCTCCATTGTTCATTTGCCGGTCCATTTCGGCCATGAGCTGATGCCGGATGATATGAATGCGAAGGATTTCTATGACAGAATGCATCAATCGAAGGAATTGCCGACTACCGCAAGCCCGAGTCCGCAGACCTTCCTGGACAGCTTCAAGCAAGTGGAAGCAGGCACTGACATTCTGGTCATCTGCATGTCCTCTAATATTAGCAGTACTTATCAGACCGCAATGATTGCCATGGAGATGTACGAGGAAGAAGGACATCCGAATGCGATTGAAATTATAGATTCCAAGCTGTTCTCAGGCGGCTTGACCCTGATTGTCGCCATGGCGGCCAAATGGTCACTTACTGCCGCAAGTCTGGCTGAACTGAAGGACAGAGTGCTGAGCAAGGTCGAAGAGACGACTGCATACTTCACGCTGGATACCCTTGAGAATGTGATCAAGGGCGGACGGCTGAGCCGGATCTCCGGCGCTGTGGCTTCCGTGCTCAACATCAAGCTGCTGCTGAAGATCAGCGACGAGGGCGTCGTTGAAGTGGTCGAGAAGACGCGCGGCCTGCCTAAGGCGCTGACTCATCTGCTGGCCAAGCTGGACCAGAAGCAGCATGATTATGAACAGGCGGTAATCGCCATTGTCCATAGCAATTGTGAGACGCTGGCGCTGGAGATCAAGCGGCGTATTCTGGAGAAGCATCCCTTCAAGGAGGTTCTGCTGTCCACGATGGGACCTGTGATGGGAACCTATGCCGGCCAGGGCGGGATTGGAGTGGCTTTTTAA
- a CDS encoding phosphotransferase produces the protein MNKILSGIRWQEQGAESEALLARLEEAAITRMKGGLEAEVCRITLPDMKLVLKIWNRDSRPDVSIQYQVLEQLIRQGCAVSRPYAWGLDAGDHQVLLTSFDGVPVKKVNPDSLTAIAANLLDVHKLQIDSSSGLKVPAYDFADYFFPAWAEQPEIRTLAQELAEQAELTAHQLIHGDYHLGNILEASGAFTIIDWTNVQLGDPRYDIAWSILLFRVYLAERNASIYRSAFEAKSSYSPAELELFEALAALRWLHLHRTTGVPIQRNTLKAIRTLMRENRYVPDSLSESL, from the coding sequence ATGAATAAGATTCTGAGCGGTATCCGCTGGCAAGAGCAGGGTGCAGAGAGTGAAGCGCTGCTGGCAAGGCTGGAAGAGGCGGCCATCACCCGGATGAAGGGGGGACTGGAAGCCGAGGTATGCAGAATTACACTGCCGGATATGAAGCTTGTGCTGAAAATATGGAACCGCGACTCCCGGCCGGATGTCTCTATTCAGTATCAAGTGCTGGAGCAGCTGATCCGGCAGGGCTGCGCGGTTTCACGGCCGTATGCCTGGGGTCTAGATGCTGGGGACCATCAGGTGCTGTTAACCAGCTTCGATGGTGTGCCAGTCAAGAAGGTCAATCCAGACAGCCTAACAGCCATAGCAGCCAACCTGCTCGATGTACATAAGCTGCAGATCGATTCGTCCAGCGGCTTGAAGGTACCGGCTTATGATTTTGCAGATTATTTCTTCCCTGCCTGGGCGGAGCAGCCTGAGATCCGAACACTGGCGCAGGAGTTGGCGGAGCAGGCCGAGCTAACCGCTCATCAGCTCATTCATGGTGATTATCATCTGGGTAATATTCTGGAGGCCTCCGGGGCGTTCACCATCATCGATTGGACCAATGTCCAGCTTGGCGATCCGAGGTATGATATTGCGTGGTCTATTCTGCTCTTTAGAGTGTATTTGGCGGAGCGGAATGCCAGCATCTACCGGTCAGCCTTTGAAGCTAAGAGCAGCTATAGCCCGGCAGAGCTGGAGCTATTCGAGGCACTGGCCGCCCTGCGCTGGCTTCATCTGCACCGGACAACCGGGGTCCCGATTCAGAGGAACACGCTGAAGGCGATCCGGACGCTGATGAGGGAGAACCGGTATGTGCCGGATAGTCTGTCTGAATCCTTGTAG
- a CDS encoding alpha/beta hydrolase: MEHWIRVEPNVKVYVNDLNPLGNKTILFIHGWPANHQMFEYQYNQLVPMGYRCIGMDMRGFGRSDKPLGGYDYNRLADDIRCVIGALGLHNITLGGHSTGGAVAIRYMARHKGYGVSKLALFASAAPSLIQRPGFPYGTTREAIEQIIQSTYKDRPKMLHDFGDIFFYQPVSQPFSDWFFLLGLEAASWSTIAVSEAWLAEELFNDLPRIQVPTLILHGVHDQVCFFPLAEAQHQGIRNSVLIPFENSGHGLFYDERDRFNRELAGFAG, encoded by the coding sequence ATGGAACATTGGATTAGAGTAGAACCGAATGTGAAGGTGTATGTGAATGATCTTAACCCGCTTGGCAACAAAACGATACTCTTCATTCACGGCTGGCCAGCAAATCACCAGATGTTCGAATACCAGTACAATCAGCTAGTGCCCATGGGCTACCGCTGCATTGGAATGGATATGAGAGGCTTCGGCCGGTCTGACAAACCGCTTGGCGGTTACGACTACAACCGTCTCGCAGATGATATCCGCTGTGTGATCGGCGCCTTGGGACTGCACAATATTACACTCGGCGGGCACTCTACCGGTGGAGCTGTAGCGATCCGGTATATGGCCCGGCACAAGGGATATGGTGTCTCCAAGCTGGCCCTGTTCGCTTCGGCAGCCCCCAGTCTGATTCAGCGGCCGGGCTTCCCTTATGGCACGACCAGAGAAGCTATAGAGCAGATTATCCAGTCCACCTACAAGGACCGCCCCAAGATGCTGCATGATTTCGGCGATATTTTCTTCTATCAGCCGGTATCACAGCCGTTCTCGGACTGGTTCTTCCTGTTAGGGCTGGAGGCGGCAAGCTGGTCCACCATCGCGGTCTCCGAGGCTTGGCTGGCCGAAGAGTTGTTCAACGATCTCCCCCGGATACAGGTGCCTACCCTTATTCTGCACGGGGTTCATGATCAGGTGTGCTTCTTCCCGCTGGCCGAGGCGCAGCATCAAGGGATCAGGAATTCGGTCCTTATTCCCTTTGAGAACAGCGGCCACGGTTTATTCTATGACGAGCGGGACCGGTTCAACCGGGAGCTGGCGGGGTTCGCCGGGTAG
- a CDS encoding metal-dependent hydrolase yields the protein MKITYHGHSCVQIEVNGKSLIIDPFISGNSAAVTKVEDIKTDAVLLTHAHMDHILDALPIAEQNQAVVVANVELASHLGGQGAKKTIGMNIGGTVDLGFAKATMIHAFHTSSITLEDGQRIYGGTPAGFIIEADGHTVLHAGDTGLFGDLKMFGELYEIDLAILPIGGHFTMGPEHALIAAKWLGARQVLPVHYNTFPPIKQDAGAFVQALEEAGIRGSALAYGETLEL from the coding sequence ATGAAAATTACCTACCACGGCCATTCCTGTGTTCAAATTGAGGTGAACGGCAAATCGCTGATCATCGACCCATTCATTAGCGGTAACTCTGCGGCGGTGACGAAGGTAGAGGATATTAAGACAGATGCTGTTCTGCTGACTCATGCCCATATGGATCATATCCTGGACGCTCTGCCGATTGCCGAGCAGAATCAGGCGGTGGTTGTAGCCAACGTGGAACTGGCGAGCCATCTGGGGGGCCAGGGAGCGAAAAAGACCATCGGGATGAACATTGGAGGTACGGTGGACCTTGGTTTTGCCAAGGCGACGATGATTCATGCCTTCCACACCTCAAGCATCACGCTGGAGGATGGACAGAGGATCTATGGCGGAACCCCGGCGGGCTTCATTATTGAGGCGGACGGACACACGGTGCTGCATGCAGGGGATACAGGGCTGTTCGGTGACTTGAAAATGTTCGGGGAGCTGTATGAGATCGACCTCGCGATCCTGCCAATCGGCGGACATTTCACCATGGGACCGGAGCATGCGCTTATCGCGGCGAAGTGGCTGGGCGCAAGACAGGTGCTTCCGGTTCACTATAATACCTTCCCGCCGATCAAGCAGGATGCCGGGGCCTTCGTTCAGGCGCTGGAGGAGGCGGGGATCAGAGGCTCGGCACTTGCATATGGTGAGACGCTGGAGTTGTAG
- a CDS encoding PaaX family transcriptional regulator C-terminal domain-containing protein: MLFLLSKVKQMGAQQIVEIYEQRGYTSTYIRNALSRLKKEGYIASPARSWYNVTAEGLAYIKAINSKPARYQEQWDHTWDVVMLEVPESERKKRDLFRSALGQLGYGLLYNSVYISPWNYQDEVAAQIQKLELDGKVSILQGQFQEGMITPLKAQAIWHLNDIEALYRKKAVWLKEEFAPRLANTLQAGQALQLFLLYLQMGEELSGLFMADPYLPDELLPDHWPGKQVLSDMREYMVKAAQAIPADSFYAPFVQ; encoded by the coding sequence ATGCTGTTTCTGTTATCTAAGGTGAAGCAGATGGGCGCCCAGCAGATTGTCGAGATCTATGAACAAAGGGGGTACACCTCCACCTATATCCGCAATGCCCTGTCCCGCTTGAAAAAAGAGGGCTATATCGCATCCCCGGCACGCTCCTGGTATAACGTCACTGCCGAGGGGCTCGCCTACATTAAGGCGATTAACAGCAAGCCGGCCCGTTATCAGGAGCAGTGGGACCATACCTGGGATGTGGTGATGCTGGAGGTTCCCGAATCCGAACGCAAGAAGCGCGACCTGTTCCGCTCAGCACTCGGGCAGCTGGGTTACGGGCTTTTATATAACAGTGTGTACATCTCACCGTGGAACTATCAGGATGAAGTCGCAGCCCAGATCCAGAAGCTGGAGCTGGATGGCAAGGTGTCCATCCTGCAAGGCCAATTTCAGGAAGGTATGATTACACCGCTCAAAGCACAGGCCATCTGGCACCTGAACGACATCGAAGCCTTATACAGGAAGAAAGCAGTCTGGCTGAAGGAAGAATTCGCTCCGCGATTAGCAAATACCCTTCAGGCGGGGCAAGCGTTACAGCTGTTCCTGCTATATTTGCAAATGGGCGAGGAGTTAAGCGGACTGTTCATGGCCGACCCCTATCTCCCGGATGAGCTGCTGCCGGACCACTGGCCAGGCAAACAGGTCCTCTCAGACATGAGAGAATACATGGTTAAAGCCGCGCAGGCGATACCTGCGGATTCGTTCTATGCACCCTTCGTCCAATAA